The Amycolatopsis nigrescens CSC17Ta-90 genomic interval GCGTCCACCGCGGCCCCGACATCGGCCAGCACCTCCGCCAGCTGATCCGGCGAGAGCCGGGTGAGCCCCCCTTGGGTGGGCAACAGGTCCAGCCACTCGTCCCGGGTGTAGGGCCGCTCCCAGTCGAACCGCCACTGCTCCGGCTCGCCGAACCCGCCGGCCTCCCTGATGCCATCGCCGACCTTGGCGAACATCGCCTGGTACACGTCAGCGATATTGCCCGCCGCCTGGGGGTCGAACGGCGAATCGGGCACCACCCGCCGGTAGACCTCCGCGAACGCTGCCGCCACCGGGGGCGGTGGGTCGAAAACGTGCGCGAACACCACCAGCCTGCCACCGGGCCGCAGCACCAGCGCCGCCTTGGCCGGGCCCGCGACCGGGTCCACCCAGTGCCAGGACTGCCCGGCGACAACCGCGTCGTACTCCCGGCCGGCCGGATCCCATGCCTCGAAGGTCGCCACCTCGGCCTCGACCCCGCTGCGCCGCGCGAACTCGGCCATCCGCGCGTCGGGCTCGACGCCAAGCACCGTGCACCCGGCCGCCTGGAACTGCCGGGCCGCGATGCCGGTGCCGCAGCCGACGTCCAGCAGGTGGCGGCCGGGACTGGCGGTGACGATCCGCGCCACCAGCTCGTCGGGATAACGGGGCCGGGCCCGGTCGTAGCGTTCGGCGTCCACCCCGAACGACTCCGCTATCTGCCTGGCCTGGTGGGACTCGGGGCGGCCGGGATTCGCTTGCTCCGGCGGTATAGTGGGCATGCGCCCACCTTAGTGGGCATGTGCCCATTAGGGCAACGAGCGAGGAGGACGAGCACGGTGCCGACCGGCATACACATCCGCGACGCCCGCAAGCAGCTGTTCGGCGCCGCCGAACGCATCCTGCTCCGAGACGGCCCGAGCGCGCTGACCAGCCGTGCGGTCACCGTCGAGGCAGGTTGCGCGAAAGGTGTGCTGCACCGGCATTTCGCCGACTTCGACGCCTTCCTCGCCGAGTTCGTGCTCGACAGCGTCGACCGGATCGACCCCCAGGCTGCGGCCCTGCGCGAGTCCGCCGGGACCGGCACCGTCGCCGGCAACCTCACCGACGCGGTGACCGCCCTGTTCTCCTCGGTCGCGGTGGCGATCGTCGCACTGATCACCTTCCGGGACGAGCTGCGCGCCCGGCTACGCGAAACCTGGCCAGCCGGCGTCCCTGTGCTGACCGAAGCCGTGACCATGATCGCCCGCTACCTCACCGCCGAGCGCGACCTCGGCCGTATCGCGGCCGACGCCGACGTGGACACGCTCGCGCCCACCCTGATCGGGACCGCGCACCTGCTGTTCGCCGACCGGACCGGCGCCCCACCGAAAACCGGCGACGTCCACCGGGCGGTGACCGCGATCCTCGCCGGCGCCTAGTAGTGGTGCGCGCGGTCGGGCGTCGCCGCCTGCCTGGCGGCAGCATTAGAAAGGCGGTGGCTCGTCGGCGATCTCCGGAGGTGGAGGGGGATCGAGGAGTGGCTCCGGTCTGGTCGAGTAGCTGCGGCCGGTGGGGGTGGTGACCGTTAAATCGGCCGTTCCTGGGTCGAACTCGAAGGTCCAGCCGGGCTCGCCTTTCAAGCCGTGGTGGTGGCGGCACAGGCAGCACAGGTTGTGCTCGCAAGTGTCCCCATTTTCCGACCACGCCGTGCAATGGTCGACATCGCACCGTTGCGCGGGCCGATTACAGCCCGGCGCCCGGCAGGTGCGGTCACGCACCCGAACCAGTTCGGCGAGATCTGCTGGCGGGCGGTAACGCTTGCGGCCGAGATCGCGGACAGTGCCCGATACCGGATCGGTCAACACCTTCCGCCACACCGATCCCGGCTGGTTCATGACCTGACGCCCGATCTCACCGGGGATGGGGCCGTGGCCAACCAGCTCGCAGCCGTCATCGCGGATGCCCAACGCGGTGTCGAGCGGGATGTGGATGAACACCTGAGCGGCCAAGCCTTCCCAGCCCTTACCGAGCAGCAACTCCGCCAACACATCGGCACGCAATTGGTCCATCGTGCGGGTTTCATCGCCGACCCGGAGCTTCCGCGCCAGCATGTCGATCCGGGCGTACACCGCGGTCGCGATCTCGACCGGGAGGTAGGCCCAGAGTGAGGCCATCGCGTCGGGCTCGTGGTGCAACTCGACCCGCCGCTGCTTACGCCGAGCCTCCGCTCGCGCCTGCTGACCTTCGGGATCGAGACTGGCGACAACGCGAGTGATCGTTTTCCGCCAGTTACTCGGATTCTTCTCACCGATGCGATCGGCGAGTATTTCGTCGGCTTGGCGGGCTAATTCGTCCGACAGTACCGCCACGCCATCAAAGGCTTGACGGGCCTTCTCGATATCCAACTCGCCCTCGGTCATCGCGGCCAACAGACACGGCATCCGGGACACCAGCGCTTTCGCCAAGGCTACCCGGGTCGCGGTCGTTTCACGAGACAACCGCAACTCCGGCGCCAACTCATCCGCCACCCACCGCGCACCACCACGAGCGCGGCTGACCTGGGCGATCGCCCGAGCCTGCACCGCCTGCATGCGACAGATCGCCCGCCGAGCCGAGATCACCACCCCCACCGCCTGCGACACATCGAGCCGCTCGATCGACGCCTTATTCATCGACGCCAACCAATCCGGCGGTAACATACTGAAATCAACGTACAACATGCGAACCCCCGTAGTTTTGAATGTACCTCCATAATACCGCCGAAGCCCGACAAAAACCGCCCCCGCTAAAACACGAAAGAAGGAAAAGCGCAGGTCTTACTCGCCGCGGCCAGGAAACTAGCTTCAGAACTGGGCCATCAGCCGTCGCGCGGCGATATCCGCGCCGTCGGTGCGCACCTCGGTGGCGATGTGCTTGGCGCGCACCGCCACGTCCGGCGCCAGTGCTTCGCCGAGGGCCGCGGTCAGCGAGTCGGCGGTCGGCGGGTCGGGTGCGTGCGCGGCCCCGAGCCCGAGGTCCCGCACTCGTCGCGCCCAGTAGTGCTGGTCGGTGTGCTGGGGAAGGACGACCTGGGGCGCGCCGGCTCGCGCGGCCGCGGTTGTGGTGCCCGCGCCGCCGTGCTGCACGACGGCGGCGACCCGCCCGAACAGCTCCTGCTGGTTGACCTCGCCGATGGCCAGGCAGTCGGGTGCGTCGTCCACCAGCGCCAGGTCGGCCCAGCCCCGGAGCACGATCGCGCGCCGGCCGTGCGCACGGGCCGCCGCGATCATGTTCCGGCTGAGGTCCTGCGGCGCGCGGATGCTGCCGAAGCCGAAGTAGACGGGCGGTGCAGCGGCGTCCAGAAAGGACTCCAGCTCCGCGGACAGCGGCCGCTCGTCCGGCAGGATCCAGGCGCCCGTTTGCACGACGTCCAGGCCCGCGGTCTCCGGCCACGGCCCCAGGGTGGGGTCGGCGGCCAGCCAGGGCCGGTCGGTGAACAGGTGGCTCCGGACGTCGGTGACCGGCGCCAGGCCGGCGGCCGTCCGGTGCGCGTTGAGCAGGTCGCGCCAGGTGTCGTTCCAGCGCTGGGCGTCCCGCGCCCACAGGGTGCCGTTGTCCACCGTCCCGTCCGCCGGTTTCTCGCCCAGCATGGGATACACCGGAGGCGCGTGCTGCGGGGACGGCAGGAACGCGGGGCAGTACCCGGCCAGCACGTAGCCGATCCCCCGCTGCTCGGCCACCGTGCGCGCGGCGATCACCAGGTAGCCGCCGGCCACGATGACGTCGCAGCCCTCGGCCGCCGCCGCGACGGCCTCGAACTGGGCGGCCACCGAGTCCGCCACCATCCGGCGCCGCTGCTCGGGTGTGGGCGGCGCGGCCGTGGGGCTGACTTTCCCGGTCGAACGCAGTTCGGGGCCGACGGGCGTGAACGGAATCCGAAAACCCTCGACCTGCTCGCGGAAGTCCGGTGGCGCGCACACCCGGACGTCCTGCCCCAGTTCCTGCAACCGCACCGCCAGCGCCACCACCGGCTGCACATCGCCACGCGACCCGATCGTGCACAGCAGAACACGCATGGAAATCTCCCCTCGTCGGCTTACGACCCGGAATTCTGGACCCGTCCCCGGGTCTTGCCGCAAGCCCCGCACCCTGCTATATGTTCCAATGGGGAGAAAAAGTGCTCAGTTGAGGAAACTCCGCGAAGCCGAAGTTATCCGGACGTCCGGCCACGGTGCCCTGCGGATCGCGGCGATACCGAACACCAGCACCGCGGTGAACCCGATCAGCCCGCCGACCAGTGACAGCTGCGTACGGTCGACCGCGGGCTCCCAGCGGACTTCGTCCTTCTTGAAGACGAACACCCCAACCGGTTTGGCATTGAACCCACGGGTGCGCGCGCGTTGCTCGACCGGGTTGCCGCGCACCTTGAAGACCGGGAGCACCGTCGTGCCGTCGGCCACTTCGAACGGTTCGCCGTAGACCTGGGTGAACCGCTGTTCCTTCGGCAGATTCTCCGGAGTTTCCCGCAACTGCACGACGACCCCTCTCGTAACGATGTTTTCACCGTACCGCTTGTCAAGGGTCCCGTCTCTTGAGCCGTTCGGTGTGGGCGGAACGGGCTTGCGGCCGGTGCGACGCCCCCGGGGATTCCGCCGCCAGGCCGGTGAGCACGGCCCGGACGAGCCGTTCGGCCTCGCGGTCGACGGCGCGTGCGCTGTCGAAGCGCATCAGCCCGTCGCCGAGCAGGGTGGCGAGCCCGTGCAGGGCGGCCCAGAGGATGAACTCGGCCCCGGGGCGCGCCGACGCGGTCAGGCCACCAGCGTCGACGAGCCGGTCCAGTTCCGTGACCAGCACGTCGTGCGGATGCGGGGAGAGCGGCGTTTCGGGCCCGTCGCGGTGCTCGGGGGCCTGGTTGAAGGCGAGGCTGGCGACGGACGGATCCTCCAGTGCCCAGCGGACGTAACCGCGGCCGACCGCGATCAGCCGCTGCTGCGGGTCCGCGCGCTGTTCGCGCGCCCGCCCGGCGACCCTGGCCAGTCGTTCGCCCAACCGGGCGAGCACCACGGCGGACAGGGTGCGGACGAGCGCGTCGCGGGAGTCGAAGTGGTGGTAGGCGGCGCTGGGACTGACCCCGATCCTGGCCGAGACCTCGCGCAGCGACCAACCGTCGACGCCGCGCTCACGCACCAGGGACTCCGCGGCTTCGAGCAATGCGCCGCGCAGGTCGCCGTGGTGATAGCTCCGCCTCGCCATCGCGGAATCTTAGCACCGTTCAGATTCTGTGCTAGCTTCGAGTCAAGCGATGTGAACGCTGTTCAGACAGGAGCGACCGTGCCCGACGCAAACCCCATACCGGACGTGAGCCGCGCGCCGGCGCCGATTGTGAAAGGCGAGCCGGTGCAGGTGGCCGAGGGCGTCTTCGTGCTGGCCGACCACCGCGTGCCGATCGTGCCGAACATCGGCATCGTGGTCGGCGAGCGGGCCGCGCTGGTCGTGGACACCGGTTTGGGGCCCCGCAACGGCAGGTACGCGCTCGAGCAGGCAAGGCGGCTCGCGGACGGGCGGCCGCTGTACCTGACGATCACGCATTTCCATCCCGAACACGGCTTCGGCGCACAGGCGTTCAAGGGCGCCGCCACCATCATCTACAACCGCGCCCAGCGCGACGAGCTGCGCCGCAAGGGCGCGGGCTACCTCGACCTGTTCACCGGCATGGGGCCCGGCATCGCCGACGAGCTGGCAGAGGTCGAGCTGACCGGGCCGGACATCACCTATGCCGGTGGCCAGGCCGAGATCGACCTCGGCGGGCACACCGTGGTGCTGCACGAGTGGGGTCCGGCGCACAGCGCGGCCGACCAGACCGTGCTCGTGGACGGCCGCGTGCTGTTCACCGGGGATCTGGCCGAGACCAGGATGTTCCCGATCACGCCCTACTTTCCCCCGCACGACACCGATGTCGACGTCGATCGGTGGATCACCGCGCTCGACCGGCTGCTGGCCATGGAGCCCACCGTCGTCGTCCCCGGCCATGGCGAGATCAATGACGCCTCGCTGCTCGGCGACGTCCGCGGCTACCTCGACCACGTCCGCGGTGAAACCCTTCGCCTACGAGCCGACGGCACGGGTCTCGACGAGGCGACAGCGGTGATCGAACGGGACGCCCGGGTCCGCTGGCCGGACTGGGACAATCCCGAATGGATCGGCCTGACCGTGAAAGCCTTGTACGCCACCAGCCAAACCTGACCCGAGGCTTACTCCTGGGTCCACTCGGGTTGGGTGAAGTGCGCGACCCTGGCGGCGGCGGGTGCCCGGCCGAGCAGCACGACCTCGCGGAACTGCCAGAGCAGCGCACCGGTGGGCGCGTGGATGGTCATGCCGGGGCCGAGCCGCATCTGCAGCAGCCCGGCTTCGCCCGCCGGCGGGGCGTTGTCGCGCAGCGATTCCTGCCGCACCGCGTCTTCGGCGTGGACCCAGTGCGGAGTGTCGTCGGCGGCCAGCCTGGCGAGGTCCACCAGGTGTACCGAGTGGACCTCGGCCGGGCTGGGGCGCAGGGCGGTGGTGTCGGTCAGCGCCACCACGATCGGGGTGATCGCGAATCCCGACGCGGCCGGGAAGTCGTCGAGCTCGCCGAGGATGTCGCCGGGACTCGCGGTCAGGCCGAGTTCCTCGTGCAGTTCGCGGACGGCGGCTTGCCGGGGTGTCTCACCTTCGTCCAGGCGGCCGCCGGGCAGTGCCCACTGACCGGCGTTGCGACCGCGGTAGGCCCGCCTGATCACGATCACCGCCAGCGCCCCTGCCGCCCGCTCGACCACGCACAGCAGGACCGCCGCGCGGCGGCTGCCAGGGGCCGGCGGAACCTCGGTGCGCTCGAACGCGGCCAGCCGGGAGCGCGCGAGCGCGCGGAAGTCACCGATGCTCTCCGGAACGCTCGGTCCCGTGGTGCGGTCCATGGGTCGATCTTGCCCCATCGCGCGGGGACCATGTGCGCGGAGACCACTACCCGTACCAGCACTGTGGCGGCCGAATCCGTAGCAGCCGGCCGGCTGCGTCCCTAGCGTTCTTCACCATGACGGCGCGCACCGCCTGAATGTCCACTATAGACACTAATCTTTGGAGGGTCGATGACGCCCCGACACCGAATTCCTCGCCGACGCAACGGCTTCGCGATACGCCGCGCCGCGGCCATGACCGCAGCTACCGTGGCCGCGCTGCTGCTGCCCTGGTCCCCCGCGCACGCCGCCACCCTGCAACCGGTCACCGGCTTCGCCAACCCTGGCGCGCTGGCGATGTACGTCTACCGCCCCGCGGACCTTCCCGACCGCGCACCGGTCGTGGTCGCCCTGCACGGATGCACGCAGAACGCGCAGACCTACGCCGACAACTCCGGCCTGACGAAGTTCGCCGACCAGCACAAGTTCCTGCTGGTTTTCGCCGAGCAGTCCACCGGCAACAACCTCAACCGGTGCTTCAACTGGTTCCAGGCCGGTGACATCGACCGCGGCCATGGCGAAGCCGCCTCCATCGGCAACATGGCTGGGCACGCGGTCTCGAAGCTGGGCGGCGACGGCGACCGGGTCTACGTCACCGGTCTGTCCGCCGGTGGCGCGATGACCGCCGTCGTGCTCGCGACCCATCCGGACGTGTTCAAGGCCGGCGCGATCATGGCCGGGCTGCCCTACAAGTGCGCCACCTCCGTGGTCAACGCCTTCACCTGCATGAATCCCGGCGTCGACAAACCGCCCGCCGAATGGGCACAGCTGGCCAAGTCCGGTAACCCCGGCTTCAACGGTCCCTGGCCCAGGGTCGCGATCTGGCACGGCACCGCCGACACCACGGTCACGGAGAAGAACGCCGACGAACTGCGCGACCAGTGGACCGCGGTGCACGGCGCGAGCCAGACGCCCAGCCGCACCAGCACCTTGGCACCCAACAACACCCGGCACGAGGAATACGATGCCAACGGCACAGTCGCCGTCGAACTGAACCGGGTGCCGGACATGCCGCACGGCACCCCGGTCCATCCCGGCTCCGGCCCCGAGGACTGCGGCCAGGCCGGGCCGAACTTCCCCGACACCATCTGCTCCAGCTACCACGTCACCCGCTTCTTCGGCCTCAGCACCTAGGCCGGGGCCGAGGATCAGGTTCCCTTCGCAGACTCACCGGTCAGTGCGGCCGCGGTCAGGGTGAGATGCCGGGTTAGCGCCTCGGCTGCGGCGTCGGCGTCGCGGGCCAGCGCCGCCTCCTCCAGGCGGCGGTGTTCTTCGACGCCGTCCCGGTCCGGGTCGCGGTGCGCCGACCACCGGCGGGCCAGCTCGCTCGCGGTCCACATCCGGTCGAAGGTCTCCAGCAGGACGGGGTTGCCGCAGCCTTCCAGCAGGGTGCGGTGGAAGACCCGGTGGGCTTCGGACCAGGCGTCGCTGAGGTACTCGCCCTCCTCCGGCACGAACACCGGGGTGCGGGCCAGCCGGTGGTGGGCGGCCCGCACGCGGGCCTCCCAGTCGACGTCGCCGCGTTCGATGGACAGGCGCAGCAGGACCGGTTCGATGGTCCGGCGGGCCTCCGCGATCTCCTGCCAGCGGCGGTCGGAGAAGGCCGGCACGGCGAAGCCGCGGTTGGGCAGCCGGTCGGCGAGGCCGTCGCCGACCACCCGCACCAGCGCCTCGCGCACGACGGCCAGGCTCACGCCCTGCTCCCTGGCGAGGTCCTGCGGTTTGAGGGCGGCACCTGGGGCATGGTCCCCGCGCATGATCGAGTCCCGCAGGTGCGCGTAGACCTGCTCGGAGAGCATCTGCTTGCCCGGCATGGCGCCATCATAGACGATTCAGTAGATAATCGATTATTAGTGCTATGGTCGATCTAGTAATCCGCTGAACAACCATGGGAGGAACGACGCGATGAGCGCCACCGAACGGATCGAGGTTTCCCGGCGCATCCCCGCCACCGCAGACGCCATCTTCGCGGTGCTGACCGACCCGAAGGGCCACGTGGACATCGACGCGTCGGGAATGCTCATCGACGCCGAAGGGGAACCGGTCGAGCAGGCCGGCGACCGGTTCCTGGTGCACATGGACCGGGAAGCGCTCGGAGACGTGCCGCTGGGCAAGTACGACGTCGAGGTCGTCATCACCAAGCTCACGCCGGACGAAGAGATCGCCTGGACCGTCGAAGGCCGGCTCCGGCCGCATGCCCGCCACATCTACGGCTACCGGCTGGAGCCTGCCGAGACCGGCACCCTCGTCACGTCGTACTACGACTGGTCGGAGGTCGACGAAAGCTGGAAAGAGCGCCTCACCTTCCCGGTGGTCCCCGAATCCGCCCTCAAGGCAACCCTCGGGATCCTCGAGCGCACGGTCCGCCGGCGAGCCGCCGGGGCATGATCGGATCGGTTCGCAATGGTCGGGCGCGACGGGGGTGCCTTCGACCAGGGTTGACGTCGAAGGAGGCCTCATGATTTCGGCACTCAACCGGCTCGTCGATCTGGTCGAGGAGCACCTCACCGAGGAGCTCGACGTCACCGGACTGGCCGGCGCGCTCGGCACGACCGAGTACCACCTGCGCCGGATGTTCTCGTCGCTGGCGGGCATGCCGCTGTCGGAGTACGTGCGACGGCGCCGCATGACCGTCGCCGCCGCCGACGTCGTCCGGGGTGCGGACGATCTGCTGAGCATCGCCGTCCGGCACGGCTACGGCTCGACCGAGGCGTTCGGGCGCGCGTTCCGGGCGGTGCACGGTGCCGGCCCGAGCGACGTCCGCCGCGACGGAGGCCCCCTTCGCACACAACCACAGCTCAGGTTCCGCCTGACCGTCGAAGGGAACATCCCCATGGACACCCGCATCGCCGACCGCCCCGCGTTCCGGCTCATCGGGCACGCAGCCCGGGTCCCGCTCATCCACCAAGGCGTCAACCCGCACATCCAGCGGCACGTCACCGCACTGCCGCCGGAGGAGCACTCGCGGCTAAAGGCACTCGGCGACACCGAACCGGAGGGTCTGCTGCAGGTCAGCGACGACCTCGACCCGGACGGGACCGAGGGCAGCGAACTGACTTACCTGCACGGGGTCGCTGTCTCCGCGAATACTCCGGCGCCCGGCGACCTCGACGCCATCGAGGTGCCGGCCGGCAGGTGGGCGGTCTTCCGCACCACCGGTCCCCATCCGCAGGC includes:
- a CDS encoding class I SAM-dependent methyltransferase, translated to MAESFGVDAERYDRARPRYPDELVARIVTASPGRHLLDVGCGTGIAARQFQAAGCTVLGVEPDARMAEFARRSGVEAEVATFEAWDPAGREYDAVVAGQSWHWVDPVAGPAKAALVLRPGGRLVVFAHVFDPPPPVAAAFAEVYRRVVPDSPFDPQAAGNIADVYQAMFAKVGDGIREAGGFGEPEQWRFDWERPYTRDEWLDLLPTQGGLTRLSPDQLAEVLADVGAAVDAMGGGFTMHYTTLAVAAARS
- a CDS encoding TetR/AcrR family transcriptional regulator yields the protein MPTGIHIRDARKQLFGAAERILLRDGPSALTSRAVTVEAGCAKGVLHRHFADFDAFLAEFVLDSVDRIDPQAAALRESAGTGTVAGNLTDAVTALFSSVAVAIVALITFRDELRARLRETWPAGVPVLTEAVTMIARYLTAERDLGRIAADADVDTLAPTLIGTAHLLFADRTGAPPKTGDVHRAVTAILAGA
- a CDS encoding HNH endonuclease signature motif containing protein, whose product is MLYVDFSMLPPDWLASMNKASIERLDVSQAVGVVISARRAICRMQAVQARAIAQVSRARGGARWVADELAPELRLSRETTATRVALAKALVSRMPCLLAAMTEGELDIEKARQAFDGVAVLSDELARQADEILADRIGEKNPSNWRKTITRVVASLDPEGQQARAEARRKQRRVELHHEPDAMASLWAYLPVEIATAVYARIDMLARKLRVGDETRTMDQLRADVLAELLLGKGWEGLAAQVFIHIPLDTALGIRDDGCELVGHGPIPGEIGRQVMNQPGSVWRKVLTDPVSGTVRDLGRKRYRPPADLAELVRVRDRTCRAPGCNRPAQRCDVDHCTAWSENGDTCEHNLCCLCRHHHGLKGEPGWTFEFDPGTADLTVTTPTGRSYSTRPEPLLDPPPPPEIADEPPPF
- a CDS encoding glycosyltransferase, giving the protein MRVLLCTIGSRGDVQPVVALAVRLQELGQDVRVCAPPDFREQVEGFRIPFTPVGPELRSTGKVSPTAAPPTPEQRRRMVADSVAAQFEAVAAAAEGCDVIVAGGYLVIAARTVAEQRGIGYVLAGYCPAFLPSPQHAPPVYPMLGEKPADGTVDNGTLWARDAQRWNDTWRDLLNAHRTAAGLAPVTDVRSHLFTDRPWLAADPTLGPWPETAGLDVVQTGAWILPDERPLSAELESFLDAAAPPVYFGFGSIRAPQDLSRNMIAAARAHGRRAIVLRGWADLALVDDAPDCLAIGEVNQQELFGRVAAVVQHGGAGTTTAAARAGAPQVVLPQHTDQHYWARRVRDLGLGAAHAPDPPTADSLTAALGEALAPDVAVRAKHIATEVRTDGADIAARRLMAQF
- a CDS encoding TetR/AcrR family transcriptional regulator; the protein is MARRSYHHGDLRGALLEAAESLVRERGVDGWSLREVSARIGVSPSAAYHHFDSRDALVRTLSAVVLARLGERLARVAGRAREQRADPQQRLIAVGRGYVRWALEDPSVASLAFNQAPEHRDGPETPLSPHPHDVLVTELDRLVDAGGLTASARPGAEFILWAALHGLATLLGDGLMRFDSARAVDREAERLVRAVLTGLAAESPGASHRPQARSAHTERLKRRDP
- a CDS encoding MBL fold metallo-hydrolase, with protein sequence MPDANPIPDVSRAPAPIVKGEPVQVAEGVFVLADHRVPIVPNIGIVVGERAALVVDTGLGPRNGRYALEQARRLADGRPLYLTITHFHPEHGFGAQAFKGAATIIYNRAQRDELRRKGAGYLDLFTGMGPGIADELAEVELTGPDITYAGGQAEIDLGGHTVVLHEWGPAHSAADQTVLVDGRVLFTGDLAETRMFPITPYFPPHDTDVDVDRWITALDRLLAMEPTVVVPGHGEINDASLLGDVRGYLDHVRGETLRLRADGTGLDEATAVIERDARVRWPDWDNPEWIGLTVKALYATSQT
- a CDS encoding NUDIX hydrolase — encoded protein: MDRTTGPSVPESIGDFRALARSRLAAFERTEVPPAPGSRRAAVLLCVVERAAGALAVIVIRRAYRGRNAGQWALPGGRLDEGETPRQAAVRELHEELGLTASPGDILGELDDFPAASGFAITPIVVALTDTTALRPSPAEVHSVHLVDLARLAADDTPHWVHAEDAVRQESLRDNAPPAGEAGLLQMRLGPGMTIHAPTGALLWQFREVVLLGRAPAAARVAHFTQPEWTQE
- a CDS encoding extracellular catalytic domain type 1 short-chain-length polyhydroxyalkanoate depolymerase, giving the protein MTAATVAALLLPWSPAHAATLQPVTGFANPGALAMYVYRPADLPDRAPVVVALHGCTQNAQTYADNSGLTKFADQHKFLLVFAEQSTGNNLNRCFNWFQAGDIDRGHGEAASIGNMAGHAVSKLGGDGDRVYVTGLSAGGAMTAVVLATHPDVFKAGAIMAGLPYKCATSVVNAFTCMNPGVDKPPAEWAQLAKSGNPGFNGPWPRVAIWHGTADTTVTEKNADELRDQWTAVHGASQTPSRTSTLAPNNTRHEEYDANGTVAVELNRVPDMPHGTPVHPGSGPEDCGQAGPNFPDTICSSYHVTRFFGLST
- a CDS encoding GntR family transcriptional regulator, translating into MLSEQVYAHLRDSIMRGDHAPGAALKPQDLAREQGVSLAVVREALVRVVGDGLADRLPNRGFAVPAFSDRRWQEIAEARRTIEPVLLRLSIERGDVDWEARVRAAHHRLARTPVFVPEEGEYLSDAWSEAHRVFHRTLLEGCGNPVLLETFDRMWTASELARRWSAHRDPDRDGVEEHRRLEEAALARDADAAAEALTRHLTLTAAALTGESAKGT
- a CDS encoding SRPBCC family protein — protein: MSATERIEVSRRIPATADAIFAVLTDPKGHVDIDASGMLIDAEGEPVEQAGDRFLVHMDREALGDVPLGKYDVEVVITKLTPDEEIAWTVEGRLRPHARHIYGYRLEPAETGTLVTSYYDWSEVDESWKERLTFPVVPESALKATLGILERTVRRRAAGA
- a CDS encoding AraC family transcriptional regulator: MISALNRLVDLVEEHLTEELDVTGLAGALGTTEYHLRRMFSSLAGMPLSEYVRRRRMTVAAADVVRGADDLLSIAVRHGYGSTEAFGRAFRAVHGAGPSDVRRDGGPLRTQPQLRFRLTVEGNIPMDTRIADRPAFRLIGHAARVPLIHQGVNPHIQRHVTALPPEEHSRLKALGDTEPEGLLQVSDDLDPDGTEGSELTYLHGVAVSANTPAPGDLDAIEVPAGRWAVFRTTGPHPQALQQAWAATATEWFPANPWRLRPGPSIVAVLERADDFSTATCELWLPVEPA